A single region of the Salvia splendens isolate huo1 chromosome 18, SspV2, whole genome shotgun sequence genome encodes:
- the LOC121776050 gene encoding mediator of RNA polymerase II transcription subunit 11-like isoform X1 produces the protein MDPQSQTTSLQRLQNVEKVYSSNLSGNKCKHLIWINRFSCVQRIVRVLELAGGVMDEMANPSGPRKELVNSHCSEFMQSVKDIQMTLREEIKSACEYRPFEKCDYVPRISNEICCKKLEYLIAQVDEMRLTIDEYNEA, from the exons ATGGATCCACAGAGCCAGACTACTTCACTGCAGCGACTGCAGAACGTCGAAAAGGTATATTCTTCCAATCTCAGTGGTAATAAATGCAAACACTTGATTTGGATAAATCGATTTTCTTGTGTCCAGAGAATAGTCAGGGTGCTAGAGCTAGCAGGCGGAGTAATGGACGAAATGGCAAACCCTAGTGGTCCTAGGAAGGAGCTCGTGAACAGCCATTGCAGCGAGTTCATGCAATCAGTAAAG GATATTCAGATGACGTTGCGAGAGGAAATAAAGAGCGCGTGTGAGTATCGGCCTTTTGAGAAGTGTGATTATGTTCCAAGGATATCGAACGAGATCTGTTGCAAGAAATTGGAATATCTGATTGCACAGGTAGATGAGATGAGGCTAACAATTGATGAATATAATGAAGCATGA
- the LOC121776050 gene encoding mediator of RNA polymerase II transcription subunit 11-like isoform X4, with the protein MDPQSQTTSLQRLQNVEKRIVRVLELAGGVMDEMANPSGPRKELVNSHCSEFMQSVKDIQMTLREEIKSACEYRPFEKCDYVPRISNEICCKKLEYLIAQVGVLSKMRDAITYYQCVFTLG; encoded by the exons ATGGATCCACAGAGCCAGACTACTTCACTGCAGCGACTGCAGAACGTCGAAAAG AGAATAGTCAGGGTGCTAGAGCTAGCAGGCGGAGTAATGGACGAAATGGCAAACCCTAGTGGTCCTAGGAAGGAGCTCGTGAACAGCCATTGCAGCGAGTTCATGCAATCAGTAAAG GATATTCAGATGACGTTGCGAGAGGAAATAAAGAGCGCGTGTGAGTATCGGCCTTTTGAGAAGTGTGATTATGTTCCAAGGATATCGAACGAGATCTGTTGCAAGAAATTGGAATATCTGATTGCACAG GTCGGCGTGCTGTCTAAAATGAGGGATGCTATTACATATTATCAATGTGTATTCACCTTGG gttga
- the LOC121776050 gene encoding mediator of RNA polymerase II transcription subunit 11-like isoform X2 — protein MDPQSQTTSLQRLQNVEKRIVRVLELAGGVMDEMANPSGPRKELVNSHCSEFMQSVKDIQMTLREEIKSACEYRPFEKCDYVPRISNEICCKKLEYLIAQVERRRASGGVELLKLKYYLAFFEIRVSLCLHT, from the exons ATGGATCCACAGAGCCAGACTACTTCACTGCAGCGACTGCAGAACGTCGAAAAG AGAATAGTCAGGGTGCTAGAGCTAGCAGGCGGAGTAATGGACGAAATGGCAAACCCTAGTGGTCCTAGGAAGGAGCTCGTGAACAGCCATTGCAGCGAGTTCATGCAATCAGTAAAG GATATTCAGATGACGTTGCGAGAGGAAATAAAGAGCGCGTGTGAGTATCGGCCTTTTGAGAAGTGTGATTATGTTCCAAGGATATCGAACGAGATCTGTTGCAAGAAATTGGAATATCTGATTGCACAG gttgagcggcgacgagcaagtggtggtgttgagctttTAAAATTGAAGTATTATTTGGCTTTCTTTGAAatacgagtgtcgttgtgtctccacacatga
- the LOC121776050 gene encoding mediator of RNA polymerase II transcription subunit 11-like isoform X3, with translation MDPQSQTTSLQRLQNVEKRIVRVLELAGGVMDEMANPSGPRKELVNSHCSEFMQSVKDIQMTLREEIKSACEYRPFEKCDYVPRISNEICCKKLEYLIAQVGVLSKMRDAITYYQCVFTLGCSLSL, from the exons ATGGATCCACAGAGCCAGACTACTTCACTGCAGCGACTGCAGAACGTCGAAAAG AGAATAGTCAGGGTGCTAGAGCTAGCAGGCGGAGTAATGGACGAAATGGCAAACCCTAGTGGTCCTAGGAAGGAGCTCGTGAACAGCCATTGCAGCGAGTTCATGCAATCAGTAAAG GATATTCAGATGACGTTGCGAGAGGAAATAAAGAGCGCGTGTGAGTATCGGCCTTTTGAGAAGTGTGATTATGTTCCAAGGATATCGAACGAGATCTGTTGCAAGAAATTGGAATATCTGATTGCACAG GTCGGCGTGCTGTCTAAAATGAGGGATGCTATTACATATTATCAATGTGTATTCACCTTGGGTTGTTCTCTTTCTTTGTGA